In a genomic window of Candidatus Afararchaeum irisae:
- a CDS encoding Lrp/AsnC family transcriptional regulator, which yields MDEASRKILSKLREGRNVVSNLSRDLGLSEEEVRDALDRLEESGDVTSFGGGLYGLSEKASESGTNSTSTSDVSEKDHEVRQAYAVLVGDGNVEDLSPGGVAVENWANKIGVSRKLPHPTSLGQTLARGGMG from the coding sequence ATGGACGAAGCTTCGAGAAAGATTCTTTCGAAGCTCCGTGAGGGACGTAACGTCGTCTCAAACCTGTCCCGTGACCTCGGTCTGTCTGAGGAAGAGGTCAGAGACGCTCTCGACCGGCTGGAGGAGTCCGGCGACGTCACGAGTTTCGGTGGTGGGCTGTACGGACTGTCGGAGAAAGCCTCTGAGTCTGGGACTAACTCGACCTCGACATCCGACGTCTCCGAGAAAGATCATGAGGTCAGACAGGCTTACGCTGTCCTGGTCGGGGACGGAAACGTCGAGGATCTCAGCCCCGGTGGCGTAGCCGTCGAGAACTGGGCGAACAAGATAGGCGTCTCGCGTAAACTACCCCACCCTACTTCGCTCGGGCAAACCCTCGCTCGTGGAGGGATGGG
- the carA gene encoding glutamine-hydrolyzing carbamoyl-phosphate synthase small subunit: protein MTDTDMKAYLALEDGTVVEGEGHGVPGEVQGELVFTTQYTGYEESLTDPSYTFQMLMFTYPLIGNYGVDPESFQSDGIQAEACIAREFSTSPRDVLDWFEDEEIPAMSGVDTRELTIKTREHGTMNAGLVVGEDATEEKALELADACPDISELDLGAQVTVDEPVTYEGFGGREENPTVALLDCGAKSNIITSLRRRNIDVVAMPYDASPSDIRDVDPDSLFISNGPGDPANYSEAVEAIDEFVGEIPVSGVCLGHQLISRAFGAETYKLKFGHRGANQPVKDLEDNVVHITAQNHGFAVDEDTLEDLEVTEVNANDGTSEAIENDDLRITARQYHPEAHSGPRDTEEDFFEQVFENTVEGV, encoded by the coding sequence ATGACTGACACCGACATGAAAGCCTATCTCGCTCTTGAGGACGGAACAGTCGTAGAGGGCGAAGGGCACGGAGTTCCGGGCGAGGTACAGGGAGAGCTCGTCTTCACGACTCAGTACACGGGGTACGAGGAGTCTCTCACCGACCCGTCGTACACCTTCCAGATGCTGATGTTCACGTACCCCCTCATAGGAAACTACGGTGTCGACCCCGAGAGCTTCCAGTCCGACGGAATACAGGCTGAGGCGTGTATAGCACGTGAGTTCTCTACGTCTCCGCGAGACGTACTCGACTGGTTCGAAGACGAGGAGATACCCGCGATGAGCGGCGTCGACACACGTGAACTCACGATAAAGACACGTGAGCACGGAACGATGAACGCCGGACTCGTAGTCGGTGAGGACGCCACAGAGGAGAAGGCACTCGAACTCGCCGACGCATGTCCTGACATCTCCGAACTCGACCTCGGAGCCCAGGTTACTGTAGACGAGCCCGTGACCTACGAGGGATTCGGAGGCAGGGAAGAGAACCCGACCGTCGCACTCCTCGACTGCGGCGCGAAGAGTAACATAATAACCAGCCTTCGGAGGAGAAACATCGACGTCGTGGCTATGCCCTACGACGCCTCACCGTCGGATATCAGAGACGTCGATCCCGACTCGCTCTTCATCTCAAACGGTCCCGGAGACCCCGCCAACTACTCCGAGGCTGTCGAAGCCATAGACGAGTTCGTCGGCGAGATCCCCGTCTCAGGAGTCTGTCTCGGACACCAGCTTATCAGCCGTGCCTTCGGTGCCGAGACCTACAAGCTCAAGTTCGGGCACAGGGGTGCGAACCAGCCCGTCAAGGACTTAGAGGACAACGTCGTACATATCACAGCACAGAACCACGGCTTCGCTGTCGACGAGGACACCTTAGAAGACCTCGAAGTCACCGAGGTCAACGCCAACGACGGCACGAGTGAGGCGATAGAGAACGACGACCTCAGGATCACCGCGAGACAGTACCATCCCGAGGCACACTCGGGTCCACGTGACACCGAGGAGGACTTCTTCGAACAGGTGTTCGAGAACACCGTCGAAGGGGTATAA